One part of the Sarcophilus harrisii chromosome 5, mSarHar1.11, whole genome shotgun sequence genome encodes these proteins:
- the LOC100923802 gene encoding galectin-1, producing MANGMVASNLELQPGSCVKIVGDIPPDAKCFRLNLGKDELNLALHFNPRFNACDDTNTVVCNSRQEGSWGAEQRESNFPFLPGTTAEVCMLFETTHFTVKMPDGSQISFPNRLNLETINFLQVSGDFKLKSVTFE from the exons ATGGCCAAT GGAATGGTTGCCAGTAACTTGGAACTCCAACCTGGATCTTGTGTAAAAATAGTGGGAGATATACCGCCTGATGCCAAGTG CTTTAGGTTGAACCTGGGCAAGGATGAACTTAACCTTGCCTTGCACTTCAATCCACGCTTCAACGCCTGTGATGATACCAACACTGTTGTCTGCAACTCCAGGCAGGAAGGCTCATGGGGCGCAGAACAAAGGGAGAGTAACTTCCCCTTTCTGCCGGGAACCACGGCGGAG GTTTGCATGCTTTTTGAAACGACTCACTTTACTGTGAAGATGCCTGATGGCTCTCAGATCAGTTTCCCCAATCGGCTGAACTTAGAAACAATCAACTTTTTGCAAGTCAGTGGTGACTTCAAGCTCAAATCAGTGACCTTCGAATGA